The proteins below come from a single Chryseobacterium capnotolerans genomic window:
- a CDS encoding bacteriocin-like protein, giving the protein MKNLKKLAKSQLKEINGGATPNIVCRPGTIACPYKEPGFPMYWICESAATACGYQDNL; this is encoded by the coding sequence ATGAAAAATCTAAAAAAATTAGCAAAGTCCCAATTAAAAGAAATTAATGGTGGAGCAACTCCTAATATCGTTTGCCGTCCCGGAACTATTGCCTGTCCTTACAAAGAACCAGGATTTCCAATGTACTGGATCTGTGAATCAGCTGCCACAGCATGTGGATACCAAGATAATCTTTAA
- a CDS encoding bacteriocin-like protein, with translation MKNLKKLAKSELKNINGGNAPVCEPGARACRYKAENGQPAYWSCVAVEYPC, from the coding sequence ATGAAAAATTTAAAAAAATTAGCAAAATCAGAATTAAAGAATATCAATGGTGGGAATGCTCCAGTATGTGAACCAGGAGCAAGAGCTTGCCGATATAAAGCAGAAAATGGACAACCAGCCTACTGGAGCTGTGTGGCAGTAGAATATCCATGTTGA
- a CDS encoding bacteriocin-like protein: protein MKNLKKLATSELKKIHGGNAPVCEPGEIACRYPAADGYPAYWDCVPAAYGCRR from the coding sequence ATGAAAAATTTAAAAAAATTAGCAACATCAGAACTCAAGAAAATTCATGGTGGAAATGCTCCGGTATGCGAACCTGGAGAAATAGCATGCAGATATCCTGCGGCAGATGGCTATCCTGCTTATTGGGATTGTGTACCTGCGGCATACGGATGCAGACGTTAA
- a CDS encoding bacteriocin-like protein has translation MKNSKKLAKSDLKKINGGNAPECPTGTQACYYTGKDGSQRWRCISETAECP, from the coding sequence ATGAAAAATAGTAAGAAATTAGCAAAATCAGATCTAAAGAAAATCAATGGCGGTAATGCTCCGGAATGTCCAACAGGGACCCAGGCATGTTACTATACAGGTAAAGATGGATCTCAAAGATGGAGATGTATTTCTGAAACGGCTGAGTGCCCTTAA
- a CDS encoding aminopeptidase C, whose amino-acid sequence MKNAKMASLLFVLSAGSMMFAQDDLINKLKNNHSQNANFQFTTLKDVGATSVKNQGSSGTCWSYSGNSFLESEMQRMGKKPVDLAEIFTARNSYHDKAKLYVLNNGAISWGDGGELHDVVNMYKKYGAVPQDVYSGLKAGQTTNNFKEMQGKLKPVLDSLVQASSKGKLTDNWMDSVDTILDEYLGKVPANFTYEGKNYTPKTFAKEVVGINPEDYVELSSYKDYPYYQKFVVPIPDNWSHDSDWNVPMKDLTAIIDNAVTKGYSVGWATDVSEPYFSYKNGVAYVPDMDLDQINTENKQTLFTEPKKDKTITEDMRQKGLNNLSTTDDHGMHIVGLAKDQTGKEYYMVKNSWGVTNDFAGYLYVTRPYVEYKSTAILVHKNAIPKNILKQLKPTKNIGL is encoded by the coding sequence ATGAAAAATGCGAAAATGGCATCATTACTTTTTGTTTTGTCTGCAGGAAGTATGATGTTTGCCCAAGATGACTTAATTAACAAGTTAAAAAACAACCACTCACAAAATGCTAATTTTCAGTTCACAACGTTAAAAGACGTTGGGGCTACTTCTGTAAAGAACCAGGGTTCATCAGGAACTTGCTGGAGCTACTCAGGAAACTCTTTCCTTGAATCTGAAATGCAGAGAATGGGCAAAAAACCTGTAGATCTTGCTGAAATCTTTACCGCAAGAAATTCTTACCATGATAAAGCTAAGTTATATGTTTTAAATAACGGTGCTATCAGCTGGGGTGACGGTGGAGAACTTCACGATGTTGTCAATATGTATAAGAAGTATGGGGCGGTTCCACAGGATGTGTATTCTGGATTAAAAGCTGGACAAACAACCAACAATTTCAAAGAAATGCAAGGAAAGTTAAAGCCGGTTCTTGACAGCCTTGTTCAAGCTTCTTCTAAAGGAAAACTTACTGACAACTGGATGGATTCTGTAGATACTATTCTTGATGAATATTTAGGAAAAGTACCTGCTAACTTCACGTATGAAGGGAAAAACTATACACCAAAGACTTTTGCTAAAGAAGTAGTAGGAATAAACCCTGAAGATTATGTAGAACTATCTTCTTATAAAGATTATCCTTACTACCAGAAGTTTGTAGTTCCAATTCCTGACAACTGGAGCCATGATTCTGACTGGAATGTACCGATGAAAGATCTTACAGCAATCATTGACAATGCCGTAACTAAAGGGTATTCTGTAGGTTGGGCAACTGACGTTTCTGAGCCTTATTTCTCTTACAAAAACGGAGTGGCTTATGTTCCGGATATGGATTTAGATCAAATCAATACAGAGAACAAGCAGACTTTATTTACAGAGCCTAAAAAGGATAAAACCATCACTGAGGATATGCGTCAAAAAGGCCTTAACAACCTTTCTACAACGGATGATCATGGGATGCATATCGTAGGATTGGCAAAAGATCAGACTGGGAAGGAATATTATATGGTGAAAAACTCCTGGGGAGTAACCAATGACTTCGCAGGATATCTGTATGTAACAAGACCTTATGTTGAATATAAGTCTACAGCTATTTTGGTTCACAAAAATGCGATTCCAAAGAATATCTTAAAGCAGTTGAAACCAACTAAGAACATTGGTTTATAA
- a CDS encoding RNA polymerase sigma factor, whose protein sequence is MERELLLECQRNDRKAQRKVYEKMAGRLYSVCKRYLKNDEDIEEVLADTFYKIFTKIGQLQNPDTFEAWAKKITVNECLQKLRTDKFLFISLEENSIGSSEGLTEQISFEKDILSLLNFLPEGCRAIFNLFAIEGYPHKEIASMLSISEGTSKSQLNFARKKLQELLVNQNI, encoded by the coding sequence ATGGAACGAGAATTATTATTAGAATGTCAGCGTAACGATCGCAAAGCACAGCGGAAAGTCTACGAAAAAATGGCGGGCAGGCTATACTCAGTCTGCAAACGTTATCTGAAAAACGATGAAGATATAGAAGAAGTACTGGCCGATACTTTCTATAAAATCTTCACAAAGATTGGCCAGCTTCAGAATCCTGATACTTTTGAAGCTTGGGCAAAAAAAATTACTGTGAATGAATGTCTTCAGAAGCTGAGAACTGATAAATTCTTATTCATTTCGCTGGAAGAGAATTCTATAGGATCTTCAGAAGGTCTCACAGAACAGATTTCCTTTGAAAAAGATATTCTCAGCCTGCTCAACTTTCTTCCTGAAGGTTGCAGAGCTATTTTTAATCTTTTTGCCATTGAAGGATATCCACATAAGGAAATTGCTTCTATGCTTTCTATCAGTGAAGGAACTTCAAAGTCCCAGCTCAATTTTGCGAGAAAAAAACTACAGGAACTTTTGGTGAATCAAAACATTTAA
- a CDS encoding vWA domain-containing protein, whose amino-acid sequence MELPLSSPPFDQLYTSNVYKNQHDKKWNDAVYTNRRAYYQTDESFIRKKDKGESTKEIEEVVVTALGTKRSEKSMTASSTITSMLNNSQPAVYSSLQGSVQGVQITTSKSGLVSNQGNSIINNNSLGYLNENKIMIRGISSVTAENKALYVINGVVTEEAVFKSLDPNKIEGINILKGNSATAIYGSKAANGVIVITTKNLSRRERKRMEKLQKEISKQAPISPVSNNESYDAFVENPFELTQNQPLSTFSIDVDNASYSNIRRMINNGQEVDKNAVRIEEMINYFKYNYPQPKNGEPFSINTEYNKAPWNPDHQLLKIGLQGKNIPSDLLPASNLVFLIDVSGSMSTQNKLPLLKSSFKVLLDQLRPKDKVGIVVYAGSAGVVLPPMSAGAKDKIIEALDHLQAGGSTAGGEGIELAYKLAQENFIKGGNNRVIIATDGDFNVGISSNSDLKTLIEDKRKDGVFLTCLGFGMGNYKDNTLETLADKGNGNYAYIDNMQEANKFLGKEFAGSMYAIAKDVKIQIEFNPEYVKSYRLIGYENRKLKNEDFVNDKIDAGELGSGHTVTALYEVIPVHVKSDFIPKENDLKYTQNTTSKEFGDELATIKFRYKKPDEDTSREISQIVKNVDRSTSSSSLDFKFVSSVAWFGLVLRNSGLITQKNLSDIESLARQGKSRDEEGYRSEFIRLIESYKSIQK is encoded by the coding sequence ATGGAGCTTCCTTTATCTTCTCCACCTTTTGATCAGTTGTATACATCGAATGTTTATAAAAATCAACATGATAAGAAATGGAATGATGCTGTATATACTAATAGAAGAGCATATTATCAAACGGATGAATCTTTTATTAGAAAGAAAGATAAAGGGGAGTCTACAAAGGAAATTGAGGAAGTTGTTGTCACGGCATTAGGGACGAAAAGGAGTGAGAAATCTATGACGGCTTCAAGTACAATTACAAGTATGTTGAATAACTCACAGCCTGCTGTTTATTCTTCATTGCAAGGGAGTGTTCAAGGGGTTCAAATTACAACTTCCAAAAGTGGATTGGTAAGTAACCAGGGGAATAGTATAATTAATAATAATAGTCTGGGATATCTTAATGAAAATAAGATCATGATCAGAGGAATATCATCTGTAACTGCAGAAAATAAGGCATTATATGTTATTAATGGAGTAGTGACTGAAGAGGCAGTTTTCAAAAGTTTAGATCCAAACAAAATTGAAGGTATAAATATTTTAAAAGGCAATTCTGCTACTGCCATATACGGAAGTAAAGCTGCCAATGGAGTGATTGTTATAACGACTAAAAATCTTTCAAGAAGAGAAAGAAAAAGAATGGAAAAACTTCAGAAAGAAATTAGTAAACAAGCTCCAATTTCGCCGGTGTCCAATAATGAAAGCTATGATGCTTTTGTTGAAAACCCTTTTGAACTAACGCAAAATCAACCTTTGTCAACATTTTCTATAGACGTGGATAATGCCTCTTATTCCAATATCAGAAGAATGATTAATAATGGACAGGAAGTTGATAAAAATGCAGTAAGAATCGAAGAAATGATCAACTATTTTAAATATAATTATCCTCAACCCAAAAACGGAGAGCCATTTTCTATTAATACAGAATATAATAAGGCACCTTGGAATCCGGATCATCAGTTGCTGAAAATAGGGCTTCAGGGAAAGAATATACCATCAGATCTATTGCCTGCATCCAATCTTGTTTTTCTTATTGATGTTTCAGGATCAATGAGTACACAAAATAAATTACCATTATTGAAATCCTCTTTTAAAGTATTACTGGATCAATTGAGACCTAAAGATAAAGTGGGGATTGTAGTGTATGCAGGAAGTGCGGGAGTAGTTTTACCTCCTATGTCAGCAGGAGCAAAAGATAAAATTATTGAGGCGCTGGATCATCTTCAGGCTGGAGGAAGTACCGCAGGTGGAGAAGGAATTGAGCTGGCTTATAAATTAGCTCAGGAAAATTTTATAAAAGGGGGAAATAATCGTGTTATTATTGCGACTGATGGAGATTTTAATGTAGGAATATCTTCAAACTCTGATCTTAAGACTCTGATTGAAGATAAAAGAAAAGATGGAGTTTTCTTAACCTGCCTTGGCTTTGGAATGGGGAATTATAAAGATAATACTTTGGAAACTCTAGCAGATAAAGGCAATGGGAATTATGCCTATATTGATAATATGCAGGAAGCCAATAAGTTTTTAGGAAAAGAATTTGCAGGAAGTATGTATGCCATAGCCAAAGATGTGAAAATCCAGATTGAATTTAATCCTGAATATGTAAAATCATACCGACTGATTGGTTATGAGAATAGGAAACTGAAAAATGAGGACTTTGTGAATGATAAAATAGATGCCGGGGAATTGGGAAGCGGGCATACCGTTACTGCTTTGTATGAAGTGATTCCCGTCCATGTAAAATCAGACTTTATTCCCAAAGAAAACGACCTGAAGTATACTCAAAATACCACTTCGAAAGAATTTGGAGATGAATTGGCAACTATAAAATTCAGATATAAAAAACCTGATGAAGATACCAGCCGGGAGATTAGTCAGATTGTTAAAAATGTTGATAGAAGTACGTCTTCTTCCAGTCTGGATTTTAAGTTTGTCTCTTCTGTAGCATGGTTTGGGTTAGTGTTAAGAAATTCCGGATTGATTACTCAAAAAAATCTTTCGGATATTGAAAGTCTGGCCAGACAGGGCAAAAGTAGAGATGAAGAAGGCTATCGTTCAGAGTTTATAAGATTGATAGAGAGTTATAAATCAATTCAAAAATAA
- a CDS encoding TonB-dependent receptor plug domain-containing protein, which produces MNFKFISYIISLSLLFSSVFLKAQNSFKDFEKEKTYIQTNHVFYKPGEDMYFKIYVVQGKNNLPTGDSRVVNFEIIDPSGSVLTKSKYKINNGYANGYFSFADDMKGGVYKIRAYTNWMQNEEGKNVFEKEITLQKIVSPRILMKLDFPKKGYGPGDEVTADFSMRSLGNLPIPFYEADYVVTHNGKIVTEGKLITDKEGKKLLQFRLPKSLQSSDALLNIKVNFDGFTESISRNIPIVLNNLDVNFLPEGGTFINGIEQNIAFKILDEYEKPIDAILGIYNQNHEKISEVSTYNFGMGSFFFTPKIGETYYAKVVKPENITQIYHLPESKNNGLILNIKKENGILLLKTVTTQEKDIILKGFFREKEIYSREISLKNGANVLELPEKDLPVGICRFTVFENNIPLAERIVFTNKDQQLNIKVKPVKEYYQPREKVVLNIETTDKNNQPIPANLAISVVDDKLWTYADDKQNHISSWILMDSELKGKIEKPQFYFDKKEEKAEKSLDLVMLTNGYRYFELIPEIVTTGKYKFLPEKRGTVYGVVEDENKKPVKANVFLVESYGGQILKQATTENGQFYFSGMEGSNSYKLIAKSIQPKHKVKIRVLSYKLEINPLVKQKLNNINVEEIIKEAEIKEKPQPISPKTNITKKDTISEKNIEEVVMVGYGNLMNKKTNTSSVSIIDNSEIKDSNYGSLLQGKVAGITVTPAGEQQKGNILVRGTSSISNKSPLFVVDGVPVENFNTAINPNDVNSVTVLKDAAATAIYGSRAVNGVIIINSLSNSLAQNKLDITPKSYFAVLSIPTDELIKYSVNKEFAYPEYKTTNTSYRFDYREALYWNPVVETDKEGNAKVEFYNSDANSTFRAITEGISASGLIGRDETTYAAQSLISIDAKIPQYLTRTDEMFIPVVIKNNSRETRKMIMDVIVPNHVKLMSSDSLITLKPLESGRLFVKIQTDEVVNSNIQFIIRSGDFRETMILPFKVEEKGFLHQFSLIDNKTEKIQVTIPEYINGSLFSSYYVFENAALKMFDDLERLKREPHGCFEQLSSTVYPNLFILDYLKLSKKIDSSTESLVIKNLKKGFQKMISYKNKDGGVGYFNTAESDVSLSAFALLEFTDLKRHIAIDPKIIQGLSSFILSKKSGNGLFGVRRYYESQTGSYSEYDWSRNMYVLYALSQLGFKTEIEDSYQVMLKRALLKKDSYQLALLANAAANLGKHQEYDNLIFALNNQFENQKFNVATTFTGSGGYSANAEALSLYMMALQKDEKLNQQTIAKVADQLLSYNGGYGFGSTQATSLALQALSQFFIKNEKLFRTDKPVIKINNALVSSGLSISSAYKTGSNTITIDYPSQAGLLYKLEYQYFTLKAPESSDIPLTMDTKLMSENSRVGETNRMTVTLKNKLNNQLPMTVAKIGIPAGLTLQTSLLKDLIDKKQVSYYEIFDNYLVLYWEHFDAEETKTINLDLKVEFAGSYTGKSSNVYLYYMPESKYWNQGIRTTIRP; this is translated from the coding sequence ATGAATTTCAAGTTTATATCATATATCATATCACTGAGTCTATTGTTTTCATCAGTATTTTTGAAGGCACAGAATTCATTTAAGGATTTTGAAAAAGAAAAGACATATATCCAGACCAACCATGTTTTCTATAAACCGGGAGAGGATATGTATTTCAAAATATATGTAGTGCAGGGAAAGAATAACCTTCCGACAGGAGACAGCAGGGTGGTTAATTTTGAAATTATTGATCCTTCCGGAAGCGTTTTAACAAAGTCTAAATATAAAATTAATAATGGCTATGCTAATGGCTATTTCTCTTTCGCTGATGATATGAAGGGTGGTGTTTACAAGATTAGAGCCTATACCAACTGGATGCAGAATGAGGAAGGAAAAAATGTTTTTGAAAAAGAAATTACCCTGCAGAAAATAGTATCTCCAAGGATTTTAATGAAGCTTGATTTTCCAAAGAAAGGATATGGCCCTGGTGATGAAGTAACCGCAGACTTTTCAATGCGGAGCCTGGGAAATCTGCCTATTCCTTTTTATGAAGCGGATTATGTGGTAACTCATAATGGGAAAATTGTTACTGAAGGCAAACTTATTACAGATAAGGAAGGAAAAAAACTATTGCAGTTCAGGCTTCCCAAATCCTTACAATCCTCAGATGCACTTTTGAATATTAAAGTTAATTTTGATGGATTTACAGAATCTATTTCAAGAAATATTCCTATTGTACTGAACAATCTGGATGTGAATTTTTTGCCTGAAGGAGGAACTTTTATCAACGGAATAGAACAGAATATTGCATTTAAAATATTGGATGAATATGAAAAACCAATAGACGCCATTTTGGGCATTTACAATCAGAACCATGAAAAAATATCTGAAGTTTCCACTTATAATTTCGGAATGGGGAGTTTCTTCTTTACTCCGAAAATAGGAGAAACATATTATGCAAAAGTTGTAAAACCCGAAAATATTACACAGATTTATCATCTTCCTGAGTCTAAAAATAATGGCTTGATATTGAATATCAAGAAAGAAAATGGAATACTTTTATTGAAAACGGTGACTACACAGGAAAAGGATATCATTTTAAAAGGGTTTTTCCGTGAAAAAGAAATATACAGCCGTGAAATTTCTTTAAAAAATGGGGCCAACGTATTGGAGCTGCCAGAAAAAGATCTGCCGGTTGGAATCTGTCGTTTTACAGTATTTGAAAATAATATTCCTCTTGCAGAACGTATTGTTTTTACCAATAAAGATCAGCAGCTGAATATCAAGGTAAAGCCTGTAAAAGAATATTACCAGCCAAGAGAAAAAGTAGTGCTGAATATTGAGACTACTGATAAAAACAATCAACCTATACCGGCAAATCTTGCTATAAGTGTAGTAGATGATAAGCTTTGGACTTATGCTGATGATAAACAAAATCATATCAGTTCATGGATTCTGATGGATTCTGAGCTGAAAGGAAAAATTGAAAAGCCTCAGTTTTATTTTGATAAAAAAGAAGAAAAAGCAGAAAAGAGTCTGGATCTTGTGATGCTCACCAATGGATACAGGTATTTTGAGCTGATTCCGGAGATTGTTACAACAGGTAAATACAAATTTCTGCCGGAAAAAAGAGGGACTGTATATGGAGTCGTAGAAGATGAGAATAAGAAACCTGTAAAAGCTAATGTTTTTCTTGTAGAATCCTATGGAGGTCAGATTCTTAAACAAGCAACAACAGAAAATGGACAGTTTTATTTCTCAGGAATGGAAGGTAGTAACTCTTATAAATTGATTGCTAAATCTATTCAGCCTAAACATAAAGTAAAAATAAGGGTTTTGTCATATAAACTGGAGATAAATCCGCTTGTTAAGCAAAAGCTAAATAACATAAATGTAGAAGAAATTATAAAAGAGGCTGAAATCAAAGAAAAGCCCCAACCAATATCACCAAAAACAAATATCACCAAGAAAGATACTATTTCTGAAAAAAATATTGAGGAAGTTGTGATGGTTGGATATGGAAATTTGATGAATAAAAAGACAAATACCTCTTCAGTAAGCATTATTGACAATTCTGAAATTAAAGATTCTAATTATGGGTCATTATTGCAGGGAAAAGTAGCCGGCATCACTGTAACTCCGGCTGGAGAACAGCAGAAAGGAAATATTTTGGTCAGAGGGACTTCATCAATATCAAACAAAAGCCCATTGTTTGTGGTAGACGGAGTTCCGGTAGAAAATTTTAATACAGCAATCAATCCCAATGATGTTAACAGTGTAACGGTTTTGAAGGATGCGGCAGCAACTGCTATTTATGGAAGTAGAGCAGTTAATGGAGTGATCATTATTAATTCATTGTCTAATAGTTTGGCTCAGAATAAGCTGGATATTACCCCGAAATCTTATTTTGCAGTACTATCTATTCCTACAGATGAACTTATCAAATACTCGGTAAATAAAGAATTTGCCTATCCCGAATATAAAACAACGAATACTTCTTACAGATTTGATTACAGAGAAGCTCTTTATTGGAACCCTGTAGTAGAAACCGATAAAGAGGGTAATGCAAAAGTAGAGTTTTATAATTCAGATGCCAATTCCACCTTCAGAGCGATAACGGAAGGCATTTCAGCGTCCGGACTTATAGGACGGGATGAAACCACTTATGCCGCACAAAGTTTGATATCTATTGATGCTAAGATTCCACAGTACTTGACAAGAACAGACGAAATGTTTATTCCAGTAGTGATCAAAAATAACTCCAGAGAAACCAGAAAAATGATCATGGACGTTATTGTTCCCAATCATGTAAAACTGATGTCATCAGACAGCCTAATTACTTTAAAACCTTTGGAATCCGGAAGACTATTTGTTAAAATACAGACAGATGAGGTGGTGAATTCTAATATTCAGTTCATCATAAGATCTGGAGATTTCAGGGAAACGATGATTCTTCCGTTTAAGGTAGAAGAGAAAGGATTTCTACATCAGTTTTCTTTAATAGATAATAAGACGGAAAAAATTCAGGTTACAATTCCTGAATATATCAATGGCAGCCTGTTTTCATCCTATTATGTATTTGAAAATGCCGCTTTGAAAATGTTTGATGATCTTGAAAGGCTGAAGAGAGAACCGCATGGATGTTTTGAGCAGCTGTCATCAACAGTATATCCTAATCTTTTTATTCTGGATTATTTAAAATTAAGCAAGAAAATTGATAGTTCCACGGAAAGTCTTGTGATCAAAAACCTGAAAAAAGGTTTCCAGAAAATGATAAGCTATAAAAATAAAGACGGAGGTGTTGGATACTTTAATACAGCGGAATCAGATGTCTCTCTTTCTGCATTTGCTTTACTCGAGTTTACAGATCTGAAAAGGCATATTGCGATTGATCCAAAGATCATTCAAGGACTATCATCATTTATTTTGTCAAAAAAATCAGGGAATGGACTTTTTGGAGTACGAAGATATTATGAGTCCCAAACAGGATCATATTCAGAATACGATTGGTCAAGAAATATGTATGTTCTCTATGCATTATCTCAATTAGGCTTTAAAACTGAAATTGAAGATTCCTACCAGGTGATGCTGAAAAGAGCCTTGTTGAAAAAAGATTCTTATCAACTGGCTTTATTGGCTAATGCAGCAGCGAATCTTGGAAAACATCAGGAATATGATAACTTAATATTTGCTTTAAATAATCAGTTTGAAAATCAAAAATTTAACGTTGCAACGACCTTTACGGGTTCCGGAGGATATTCAGCCAATGCAGAAGCACTTTCATTGTATATGATGGCACTTCAGAAAGATGAAAAACTCAATCAGCAAACTATCGCAAAAGTAGCAGATCAGCTTTTAAGTTACAATGGAGGCTATGGATTTGGATCAACTCAGGCAACAAGTTTGGCTTTACAGGCGTTGTCTCAGTTTTTTATTAAAAATGAAAAGCTATTTAGAACTGATAAACCTGTTATTAAAATAAATAATGCTTTAGTATCATCTGGTTTAAGTATTTCTTCTGCTTATAAAACCGGGAGCAACACAATTACTATAGATTACCCTTCACAGGCAGGCCTTCTTTATAAGTTAGAATATCAATATTTTACGCTGAAGGCTCCGGAAAGTTCAGATATTCCTTTAACCATGGATACAAAATTAATGTCCGAAAATTCCAGAGTAGGGGAAACAAACAGAATGACAGTCACCCTTAAAAACAAGTTGAATAATCAGCTTCCGATGACCGTTGCTAAAATTGGTATTCCTGCAGGACTGACTCTGCAAACATCTTTATTAAAAGATTTAATAGATAAAAAGCAAGTTTCCTATTATGAAATCTTTGACAATTACCTGGTACTGTACTGGGAGCATTTTGATGCTGAAGAAACAAAAACCATCAACCTTGATCTGAAAGTAGAGTTTGCAGGAAGCTATACAGGAAAATCAAGCAATGTTTATCTTTATTATATGCCTGAATCAAAATACTGGAATCAGGGTATAAGAACTACTATTAGACCCTAA